The DNA segment ACCCATAAGACCCATAAGACCCATTTCCGCTTTTGCCCGACGGCGAGCGATACTGGAGTAAATTCCGATGACCAATGACAAACCACGCGGATCCTTCTGCGGGCGCACGCGCCGCGATTTCCTCAGCACCATGGGCGGCGGCTTCACCTCGCTGGCGCTGGCGGGCCTGCTGGGCAGCGACGGCTTCCTCAGCAATCAGGCCTTTGCCGCCGATGGCGTCACGCCCTTCAAGAGCCCCCTGGCCGAAAAGGCCTCGATGATCGCGCCGCGGGCCAAGAGCGTCATTTTTCTTTTCATGTATGGCGGCCCGAGCCATGTGGACACTTTCGACTACAAGCCCGAGCTCTACCGGCTTGACGGCAAGACCATTCAAGTAAAGACGGCTGGCCGCGGCGGCCAGAAGAATGAAGGCCGCATCGTCGGACCCAAGTGGCGCTTCGGACAGTATGGTCAATGTGGCGCATGGGTGTCGGAGTTGTTTCCCCACCTTTCCACCTGCGTGGACGATATCGCCTTCCTGAAGTCCCTCACCGCCGATTCGCCCATCCACGGCTCCGCCATGCTCATGATGAATTCCGGGCGCATCCTCAGCGGGAATCCCTCCATGGGGTCCTGGGTGAACTACGGCCTCGGTTCGATGAATGACAACCTGCCGGGTTACGTGGTGATGCTGGACAAGACCGGCGGGCCCATCAGCGGCGCGCAGAACTGGACCAGCGGCTACATGCCCGCGAGCTACGAGGCGACCGTGTTTCGTCCTCAGGGCGATCCCATCCTCAACCTCAGCAACGTGCGCGGCATGTCGCGCGCCGAACAGAAGACCCTGCTTTCGCACCTGAATCACTTCAACGATCAGCACCTGGCGGATCGCGTGGACAACACCGATCTCGCCGCGCGCATCGCGAGCTATGAGCTGGCCTACAACATGCAGGTGACGGCGCCCGAGGCCGTGGAGCTGGATCAGGAGCCGGAGCACGTGAAGCGACTCTACGGTATGGACCACGAGCGCACGGAAGACTTCGGGCGCAAGTGCCTCCTGGCGCGGCGGCTCGTGGAGCGCGGCGTGCGCTTCGTCCAGCTCTATTCCGGCGGTGCCCACAACGACGCCAACTGGGACGCCCACTCCGACCTGCAGGACAACCACAACTACCACGCGGGCAATACCGACAAACCCATCGCGGGCCTGTTGAAGGATCTGAAACAGCGCGGCCTGCTCGATGAGACGCTGGTCATCTGGGGCGGCGAATTTGGTCGCCAGCCCACGGCGGAATACGAAAAAGGCACCGGCCGCGATCACAACTCCATGGGCTTCACCATGTGGATGGCCGGCGGCGGCATCAAGGGCGGCATCTCCTACGGCGAGACCGACGAGCTCGGCAGCGCGGCGGTGACGAATCGGCTTCACGTGCGCAGACTGCACGCCACTGTGCTCCACCAGTTGGGGCTGGATCCGAATCACCTGAGCTATTTTTACAATGGCCTCGATCAGAAGCTGGTCGGCGTCGAAGGCGCGGATCCGATTTACGATATTATTGCGTAAGGGGGACAGGCTCCCGCGCCGTGGCTTCCTTGGTCGCGAAAGCGCCTAGACGACTGCCGACGCGGGTGCCTGTATCCCCCCAGAAAAATTTGACACGGGCGACAGGGACAACGGAAGACGGATACGACCGATAGGACGGATTGATTGCATCGGTTCTATCCGACCTGTCCGGTGGGTCACGCACGATCCCGTGGTTCTGTTACATCGTTCCGCACAGCCCATCCATCACCGACGGCACCACGGGGAATGTGCCCAGTGGTACAAACTCCACGTGACCGTCCATGTAAAGTACATGTGCGCCATCGAATTTGTCGGATTTCCCTTTTATCTTCCACGCCCAGACTTCCACAAGCACTGGATTGGTGGGATTAATCCCCGGCGGAAACTCGGGATGTTGCGAGTTTGATCCGAAACAACGCATGGAATCGGTGTTGAGCGGAGGAAGCCATTTCCCGCTGCCGGACACATGTAATATTTCGTGTGGATTATCAATCAAGCCACCTGTTTTCGCGTGAACTAGAACAGAAAAATCGGTTTCGTTGTTGACCGCATAGCCGAAATATGCGAAGCTCAACGCCATCAGGCCCTCTGCCGTTACAAAGTCGGGGTTCGGTCCCTCCAATACCGCACGCATGGTTTCTCGGATATGATCGGCATCCGGATGCTCGCGCGCGACGAGCACGCTGGAGTTCTGCAGAAATTCCGGACAGAGCACCGACAGGTCGGGTGTCCATATGTGCTCATCGGGGGAAAGGTGCGGCCACTGGTTGGCGCGGGACTGGCTCGCATACATCTTGAATACTTGCCCCAAGACCGTCATGTTATTTTTCGTACTTGAGCGGGAGGATTCGTCCTTCAATCCATTAACGTTGGGGATCAGTATGAGCGCCAGCAATCCGATGAGGCACAACCCGGCAGCCACGGCGATCCACAATCGCGCCGTGGTCCGCTTCTGACCGGGGCTGCGATCCAGCTCGGGGGCAGGCCCTTCGGGGGGCAGGGTGCTAAACCGTGGTTCCAATGGCGACATTGCGCATGCGCTCCTTTCAGTTCATAGTACGCCATGGAGACTCGAAGGTTCATTCGCGGCTCAACGCTTCGAAGCGGAGCTTCGGGGACTGCATTCTCCGCCCAGGCGCATCTTCGACCAGGCAGAGCCTGGGAACGAGTGGCTTCTCTACTAATTTGCGCCCCTTTGCGAAAATTTGCGGTTCAGAGTTTTCCAATTCGCGTGCATTCGCGTGCATTCGCGTCCAATCGCGGTTCAGCCTCACAATCGCAAACGCCGCCCCCGGCAACGCAAAAACCGGGGGCGGCGTTTCTTTGTGCGAATCCTGCGATTCACCTGCGCAGGAAAATCGTAACTCGGGTCAGCAGGTTCCCGCGCAGGCGGTTTCCGGCATGACCGATTTCATCAGTTCATCGGCGGGCGGCAACAGCAGGTAGACAAAGCCGTCTTCCACTTTTACCTCAAAGGTCGCCACGTGGAGATGGTCATCGCCGCTGAGGCAGCTTCCGTCCTCCAGTGAGAATTGTTTCTTGTGAAGCGGACAGGCGACCTTCGCCACGCCATTCTTCTCGCCGACCATTCCACGGGCCAGAAGCATGTCCTGCTTGTGCGGGCACATGTTCTGGCTGGCGTACCAGCGGTCCGTGGCTGCGACGTGGAACACGGCGAGCTGCGCGCCCGCATAGTCCACCGCCATGCCGCCATCGCGCGGGAAGGTTTCCACGCGTCCGGCTTTCCACCAGGCGGGTGCGCCTATCATCGCTTTGCCATTCTGGAAAGGCGCGGCGGGCCAATCGGCGGGCCGCTTCTGTCCGCGCTCGGCCACGAAGGCGATGGTGCTGTCGGCGGCCTCGGCATTTGCAAAGTGGCGGAAGAGCGCCCGCTTCTCGGGATTCTTCACCACCTCGGCCCATTCGCAATGGTAGGTGTCCACGAGGCGCGCCATGTCGGCTTCGAGGGTCTCGCAGATACCGAGGGAATCGTTGATGACGACCTGCTTCACCTGCTCCAAACCGCCCTCCAGCTTTTCCAGCCATACGGAGGTGCGCTGGAGTGGGTCGGCGGTGTGGATGTAATACATGAGGAATCGGTCGATGTAGAGCGTGGCCTGTTCTTCGCTCAGGTCGGAGGCGAGGAGATCGGCGTGGCGTGGCTTGGCCCCGCCGTTGCCCGCGACGTAGAGGTTCCAGCCCTTCTCCGTGGCGATGAGCCCCACGTCCTTGCACTGGGCCTCGGCGCATTCGCGCACACAGCCGGAAACGGCGAACTTCAACTTGTGGGGCGCGCGGATGCCCTTGTAGCGCTCTTCGATGCGGATCGCGAAGGCCGTGGAATCCTGCACGCCGAAGCGGCACCAGGTCTGGCCCACGCAACTCTTTACGGTACGCACGGCCTTGCCATAGGCATGCCCGCTCTCGAAACCGGCCTTGATCAGCTCCTCCCAGATGTCGGGGAGTTGCTCCACGCGTGCGCCGAGCAGGTCAATGCGCTGGCCGCCGGTGATCTTGCAGTAGAGGTCGTACTTCTTCGCCACTTCGCCGAGAACGATCAGCTTCTCCGGCGTGATCTCGCCACCGGCGACGCGAGGGATGACGGAATAGGTACCGCCGCGCTGGATATTCGCGAGGAATCGATCATTGCTGTCCTGAATCGTGGCGTGCTCGACAATGTGCTCATTCCACAGGCTCGACAAGATGGACGCGACCGCCGGCTTGCACACTTCGCAACCACCGCCGTGACCCAGATGGTGGAGTACATCGCCGTAGGTTTTCAGCTTCCGGATTTTTACGCCGTGGAAGAGCTCCTGGCGGCTGAGCGGAAAATGCTCGCAAATGGTCTTGGTGACGACGACACCCGCGTTCTTCAATTCTTCCGCGAGGAGATCTTTTACCAGCGGCACGCAGCCGCCGCAGCCCGTGCCCGCCGTGGTGCAGCGCTTCACTTCGTCCAGGCTGGTCAACTCGCCCGCGCGAATCGCGCTGCACAGGTCGCCTTTGGAAACGTTGTTGCACGAGCAGACCTGCATCGAGTCCGGCAGGGCCTTCGCGCCTTCGTCCGCGCCGCCCTTGCCGAGGATGAGCGACTCCGGATCTTCCGGCATACCCTCGCCGGTGCGGAATAGGTGGAGGAGCTTGGCGTATTCGGCAGTGTCCCCGACCAGGATGCCGCCTTCGAGTTTCCTGCCGCACTCGGACAGCGTTATTTTCTTGTAGATACCTTTGCGCGCATCCTTCACCACCACGGTGCGCTCCGGCGAGGCCATCGGATCGGCGATGCCCAGGCTGGCCACTTCCACGCCGAGGAGCTTGAGCTTCGTGCTCATGTCCGCACCTTTGAAGAGGCGCGCGCCGCCCGTGAGGCGATCCGCGAGGATCTCCGCCATCTCATAGCCCGGCGCGACGAGGCCATAGATCATGCCGTCGTGAAAGGCCGCCTCGCCGATGGCGAACATGCGCGGGTCGCTGGTCTGGAGCGTGTCGTCCACCAGAATGCCGCCGCGCTGGCCCACCGCCAGGCCCGCATTGCGCGCAAGCTCGTCGCGCGGCTTGATGCCCGCGGAGATGACCAGCATGTCGGCATCGAGCACCGAATCATCGGCAAAGCGCAGGCCCGTGATGCTTCCGTTGCCTTCGATGGCCTGGGTCTGCATGCGGAGCATGACCTTCACACCGAGAGACTCGATTTCTTTTACCAGAAGATCCGAAGCGCCGTCGTCGAGTTGCCTGGGCATGAGGCGCGGCGCAAACTCGACCACGTTGACCTCCAGTCCAAGGTCCACCACGGCCTTGGCCGCTTCGAGACCCAGCAAACCGCCACCAATCACCGTCGCGCGTTTGGCGTGCTTCGCATAGGCCTTGATGGCTTCCAAATCTTCGATGGTGCGATAGACAAATACGCCCTTCTTATCCACACCGGGAATCGGGGGAACAAAGGGCGCGGATCCCGTGGCGAAGACGACATAATCGTAGGACTCCGCCCGCCCGTCGTCCAGCAGCACCTTGCCCGCCTGCCGATCCACCGACGCAACGCGCGAAGAGAGGTGCAGGGTGATCCCGCGCTCTTCATACCATGCGCGGTCGGCCATGGACAGGTCTTCCGCCGTCTTTCCGCTGAAGAAGCTGGTGAGCTGCACGCGGTCATAGGCCGCGCGGGGTTCCTCGCCGAAGACATGGAGGGCAAAGCGGCACTCCGGATCCCGGTCGGTCAATGCCTTGCAGAATCGATGACCCACCATTCCGTTTCCGATGACGACGATAGAAGTGGTGGCAATTTCAGATCGCATGTGCATGCCCAAAGAGTTCCCGACGATTGCGATGCTTGCGGCTTGTTACGGAGATGGTCTCGCGCGACATACGCTTTAAGATATTAACTTGTTGAAAATGCAAACCTTAGAAACGGGAAGCGCGACACGGTGGTGGGTTTCGCGAGGTACGCTGCCCGAATTCAACGCGTGATCATTCTTGAATCTATTGAGCAATTGCTATGCCAAGGAATGTCACTACCGCGCCGCGGGCCGCCGGACGGGGTCCTGTTGCAGCGGCGTCGAACCGGTTATCCAATTGATATCTTGCAAATACCCTTTTAAATTCGGAGCATTCAGTGTCGCGCGCCTGAACGGAACGAGAACCGTGATTCGGTCGGGTGTGGAATCTTCATCGTTATAAACTAGTGAGCTTAGTCTGGTAGGAAGCCAGAGAAAATACGCTGCGGTAGGGAGAGCAGCCCAAAAACCTACACGGCGGTTCGTAATTCCTTCGGGACCCGAGAACGAAAGCGGAGGGTGCAGCGAGGGCACCAAGCGCGCGAGGTTCGCCATAGATGGACAGAAAATAAACGTTTATGGGCTCGAGCGGGACGCTAAACGTGTAAGAGCATGAATCCTGTGGGCCGGCACGCTACTCAGTCAGGGAAAACTCGCAGGCGCTACGTCCATTGGCACAGAACATGCTCAAAACGGAAAACGTAGCCGTGCTACCTTGGATTGGCCAGGGATGCTATCTGGAGGGAATCTCTACGTGGACCTACGCCACAAAGCTACCCGTATCGACTTGTTCAGCCTTGGAACGCCGCAGATGCGCGCGTTTCACATGACCTGGTTTGCCTTCTTCCTTTGTTTCTTTGCGTGGTTCGGCATCGCGCCGCTCATGGCGGTGGTGCGCGAGGAACTCTCCCTAACCAAAGACCAGATCGGCAATACAATCATCGCCTCTGTGGCCATTACGATCATTGCGCGTCTCTTCATCGGGTGGCTGTGTGACCGGATCGGACCGCGACTGTGCTACACGGGATTACTGGTGGTTGGTTCCATCCCGGTGATGGGCATTGGCTTCGCGCAAAGCTACGAGACCTTTCTGCTTTTTCGCCTGGGCATTGGCGCCATCGGTGCGTCCTTCGTGATCACCCAATACCACACGTCGGTCATGTTCGCCGCAAACTGTGTGGGCACCGCGAACGCCACGAGCGCGGGCTGGGGCAATCTGGGCGGGGGCGTAACGCAACTCGTGATGCCGCTGCTCTTCGCCGGGTTGATGGCCATGGGACTGGGCGAGTTCTGGAGTTGGCGCATGGCCATGGTGATCGCGGGCGCGGTTTGTCTTCTCGCGGGCGTGGCCTACTATTTTGTGACCCAGGATACACCCGACGGCAACTTTAAGGACCTTCGCGCACGCGGCCTGATGGCGGGCGCAAGGGAGAATAAAGGCGGCTTCATGGAGGCCTGCAAGGATCGCCGCGTGTGGGCCTTGTTCTTTATCTACGGCGCCTGCTTCGGCGTCGAGCTCACGATTAACAACATCGCGGCACTCTACTATATCGATTACTTCGACATGAGCCTCGCCGCCGCGGGGGCGCTCGCCGCGTGCTTCGGCCTGATGAACCTTTTCGCGCGCACGCTGGGCGGCGTATTCGGGGATCGTTTCGGCGCGAAGTACGGCCTCAAGGGGCGCGTGCGCTGGCTGGCCGTCGCCATCGCGGTCGAGGGACTCGCACTGATCCTGTTTTCCCAGATGACCCTGCTTCCCCTCGCGCTGGGCACGATGATTGTGTTCAGTCTCTTCGTGCAGATGTCCGAAGGCGCGACCTACTCGGTTGTGCCCTTTATCAACAAACGCGCGCTGGGTGCCGTCGCGGGCATTGTCGGCGCTGGCGGTAACTTCGGCGCGGTTAGCGCGGGATTCCTCTTCAAGGCCGAAGCGTTGAGCTGGCCCCAGGCCCTCTTGATTCTGGGTGTAATCGTGACGCTGTGCGCGGGCTTCGCCGCCATGGTCACTTTCAGCGAGGCTGATGAAGCCGCGGCAGCAGCCGAGGCCGATCGTCTCCGCGAGATGGAAGCGGGCGCATTGCCCGAGCCCGCGCAGGCCTAAGGCTTTAATGGGGCCTATGGGTCTTATGGGTCTTATGGGTCGTATGGGTCGTATGGGTCGTATGGGTCGTATGGGAGACCGCTTCACTTTCCAGGTGACATAGGCGACTGTCAACTGTCAACTGTCAACTGTCAACTGTCAACTGTCAACTGTCAACTGTCAACTGTCAACTGTCAACTGTCAACTGTCAACTGTCAACTATCAACTATCAACTATCAACTATCAACTATCAACTATCAACTATCAACTATCAACTATCAACTATCATCTATCTGCAGTACCCCATGCCGCCACACCGCTCCGATACCGTCAAAACCACCTGCTCCTACTGTGGCGTGGGGTGCGGCGTCGTGGTTACGAAGGATCGCCTGGGCCGACTCAGCGTCGAGGGTGACGAAAGTCATCCTTCGAGCCGGGGCATGCTGTGCAGCAAGGGCCGCACGCTGCACCATGTGGTGCAGCAGCAATCGGATCGCCTGTTGTATCCTCAGTTGCGCCGCAGTCGGGCCCACCCGCTGGAGCGCGTCTCGTGGGATGCCTCACTGGACCGCGCGGCCTCGGTGTTCAAGTCGATTATTCAGCGCCATGGCCCCGAGGCGGTTGGCTTCTATGTCTCTGGTCAGTGTCTCACCGAAGAATACTACATAGTAAACAAGTTGATGAAGGGCTTCATCGGCTGCAACAACATCGACACCAACTCGCGCCTCTGCATGAGCTCCGCCGTGGCGGGTTACAAGCTTGCTTTGGGTGACGACGTCTGTCCCATCAGCTATGCGGATATCGAGCTGGGCGATTGCTTCCTGATCGCCGGGGCAAACCCCGCCTGGTGCCACCCGATTCTTTTTCGCCGCCTGGAGCAGCACAAGGAGCGCAACCCAGACGTCAAAGTGATCGTGGTCGATCCGCGACGCACGCCCACCTGCGCCTTTGCCGATTTGCATTTGCAGCTTCAACCCGGGACCGATGTGGCGCTGTTTAACGCCATTGCGCGCGAACTTCGCGAACAAGGTCATTGGGACGAGACTTTTATTGCCGAGCATTGTAACGGTGGGGGCGCGATCCTCGATGCGGCCTACGCGCTGAGCACCGAGGAGGCCGCGGAAGTCTGTCGTGTCGATGCGGACGATATTCGCCAGGCGGCGCAGCTCATCGGCACCAGCGGCGCCTTTCAGACCTGGTGGGCCATGGGCCTGAACCAGAGCAGCGTCGGCGTGGATAAAAACGTCGCGTTGTTAAATCTCTCCCTGCTCACCGGGCAGATCGGCAAGCCCGGCGCGGGTCCCTTTTCCCTCACGGGCCAGCCCAACGCCATGGGCGGGCGCGAAGTGGGGGGGCTGGCCAACCTGCTGGCGGCCCATCGCGATCTGGCCGATCCCGATGAGCGCGCCTTCGTGCAACAGCACTGGAACAGCGGCCCCATCGCGGCGAAGCCCGGGCTGACGGCCACGGAAATGTTCGACGCCCTCGAATCCGGCGCGATGAAGGCCATCTGGATTATCTGCACGAATCCGGCCGTTTCCATGCCCAACCTCAGCCGCGTGGAGCGCGCGCTGAAGTCGGCGCGCTTTGTGGTTGTGCAGGATATCTCGGCCCTCTCCGACACGGTGCCCTATGCGGACCTGGTTCTGCCCGCCGCGGGCTGGCTGGAGAAGCAAGGCACCATGACCAACTCGGAGCGGCGCGTGACGTTGCTCTCGAAGCTGGCCGATGCGCCGGGCGAGGCCCTGCCGGATGTGGAAATACTCTGTCGCTTCGCGCAGAAAATGGGCTGGGCCGAGGCCTTTACGTATCCCGACGAAAGCGCCATCTTCGACGAGCACCGCGCGCTGACCAAGGGGACGAACATCGATATGACGGGCATCTCCCATGCGCGCTTGCGCGCCGAGGGCAGCCTGCAATGGCCCTGTCCAAGCGAGGAGCACCCTGGAACGCCAAGGCTCTTCGAGGACCACAAGTTTCTCACACCGGATTTTCGCGCGCGCCTCCATGGGCCGCTTTACACGCCATCCGCTGAGACCACGAGCGAGCGCTACCCGCTGATACTTACGACAGGCCGCATACGCGATCAGTGGCACACTATGACGCGCACGGGCAAGGTGAACAAGCTCCGCCAGCACCTGGACACGCCCTATGTGGAGTTGCATCCCGACGACGCCGAGGGCCAGGGGATCGCGGAAGGCGACACGGTCACTATTTACAATGATCGCGGCGCGGTGCGCGCCCGTGCGGTCATCACGGACACGGTGAAGCCCGGCGTGGTATTTCTGCCCATGCACTGGGGCAAATCGCTGCAAAAGGGCGATGCCCGCGCGAACGTCCTTACCAGCCCGTTGGTGGATCCGCGCTCGAAGGAGCCCGAGTTCAAACTGGCCGCGGTGGCGTTGAGCCGCGTGCCGTCCACCCGACGCCGCGTGCTCGTGGTTGGCGGCGGAACCGCAGCCCTCACCTTTGCCCAGGAACTGCGCAAGCGCTGCGCGGAAGACGAAATCATCGTCTTCGGCAAAGAACCCCACGGCTTCTACAACCGCATCTTGCTGCCCGATCTGATCAGCGGCGAATGCTCCTGGAGCTCCATGCAGACGGCCTCTGAATCCGCATTGGAGAAGGCCAACATCACATTTTTTCCGGGACGCCCGATCACCGCAATTCACCGCAAGCGCCGATGCATAGAGGACGCCCAGGGCGAACTTCACGCCTACGACAAGCTGGTGCTCGCGACGGGTAGTCAGCCGCAACTGGCCCCGGAGTGCCCACGGGACATGGGGGGCCTCTTCACGCTGCGTACGCGCGCCGATGCCGATGCGGTTATGGATTTCGTGCGACCGGGTACCCGCTGCGTTGTGGTGGGCGGCGGCCTGCTCGGTCTTGAGTTGGTGGCGGCCCTGCGGGAGCTCGGCGCGGTGTGCCGCCTGATCCACCGCTCCGGCCAGCTCATGGGTCGTCAGCTCGATGGCACCGCCTCGCAGTTTCTCGCGGAGGAATTGGCAGATCGCGGCGTCACCCTGCACTTCAACGATTCCATTGCGTCGGTCTATGGCACGGCCAGCGTCGAAGGGGTGCGCACGCAGAACGGAAGCTACTACTCCTGCGACGCCGTGTTCTTTGCCACCGGCACCACGCCCAGTATCGCGCTGGCCCGCGGCGCGGGCCTCCCCT comes from the Candidatus Hydrogenedentota bacterium genome and includes:
- a CDS encoding DUF1501 domain-containing protein; the protein is MTNDKPRGSFCGRTRRDFLSTMGGGFTSLALAGLLGSDGFLSNQAFAADGVTPFKSPLAEKASMIAPRAKSVIFLFMYGGPSHVDTFDYKPELYRLDGKTIQVKTAGRGGQKNEGRIVGPKWRFGQYGQCGAWVSELFPHLSTCVDDIAFLKSLTADSPIHGSAMLMMNSGRILSGNPSMGSWVNYGLGSMNDNLPGYVVMLDKTGGPISGAQNWTSGYMPASYEATVFRPQGDPILNLSNVRGMSRAEQKTLLSHLNHFNDQHLADRVDNTDLAARIASYELAYNMQVTAPEAVELDQEPEHVKRLYGMDHERTEDFGRKCLLARRLVERGVRFVQLYSGGAHNDANWDAHSDLQDNHNYHAGNTDKPIAGLLKDLKQRGLLDETLVIWGGEFGRQPTAEYEKGTGRDHNSMGFTMWMAGGGIKGGISYGETDELGSAAVTNRLHVRRLHATVLHQLGLDPNHLSYFYNGLDQKLVGVEGADPIYDIIA
- the nirD gene encoding nitrite reductase small subunit NirD, which encodes MATTSIVVIGNGMVGHRFCKALTDRDPECRFALHVFGEEPRAAYDRVQLTSFFSGKTAEDLSMADRAWYEERGITLHLSSRVASVDRQAGKVLLDDGRAESYDYVVFATGSAPFVPPIPGVDKKGVFVYRTIEDLEAIKAYAKHAKRATVIGGGLLGLEAAKAVVDLGLEVNVVEFAPRLMPRQLDDGASDLLVKEIESLGVKVMLRMQTQAIEGNGSITGLRFADDSVLDADMLVISAGIKPRDELARNAGLAVGQRGGILVDDTLQTSDPRMFAIGEAAFHDGMIYGLVAPGYEMAEILADRLTGGARLFKGADMSTKLKLLGVEVASLGIADPMASPERTVVVKDARKGIYKKITLSECGRKLEGGILVGDTAEYAKLLHLFRTGEGMPEDPESLILGKGGADEGAKALPDSMQVCSCNNVSKGDLCSAIRAGELTSLDEVKRCTTAGTGCGGCVPLVKDLLAEELKNAGVVVTKTICEHFPLSRQELFHGVKIRKLKTYGDVLHHLGHGGGCEVCKPAVASILSSLWNEHIVEHATIQDSNDRFLANIQRGGTYSVIPRVAGGEITPEKLIVLGEVAKKYDLYCKITGGQRIDLLGARVEQLPDIWEELIKAGFESGHAYGKAVRTVKSCVGQTWCRFGVQDSTAFAIRIEERYKGIRAPHKLKFAVSGCVRECAEAQCKDVGLIATEKGWNLYVAGNGGAKPRHADLLASDLSEEQATLYIDRFLMYYIHTADPLQRTSVWLEKLEGGLEQVKQVVINDSLGICETLEADMARLVDTYHCEWAEVVKNPEKRALFRHFANAEAADSTIAFVAERGQKRPADWPAAPFQNGKAMIGAPAWWKAGRVETFPRDGGMAVDYAGAQLAVFHVAATDRWYASQNMCPHKQDMLLARGMVGEKNGVAKVACPLHKKQFSLEDGSCLSGDDHLHVATFEVKVEDGFVYLLLPPADELMKSVMPETACAGTC
- a CDS encoding MFS transporter yields the protein MDLRHKATRIDLFSLGTPQMRAFHMTWFAFFLCFFAWFGIAPLMAVVREELSLTKDQIGNTIIASVAITIIARLFIGWLCDRIGPRLCYTGLLVVGSIPVMGIGFAQSYETFLLFRLGIGAIGASFVITQYHTSVMFAANCVGTANATSAGWGNLGGGVTQLVMPLLFAGLMAMGLGEFWSWRMAMVIAGAVCLLAGVAYYFVTQDTPDGNFKDLRARGLMAGARENKGGFMEACKDRRVWALFFIYGACFGVELTINNIAALYYIDYFDMSLAAAGALAACFGLMNLFARTLGGVFGDRFGAKYGLKGRVRWLAVAIAVEGLALILFSQMTLLPLALGTMIVFSLFVQMSEGATYSVVPFINKRALGAVAGIVGAGGNFGAVSAGFLFKAEALSWPQALLILGVIVTLCAGFAAMVTFSEADEAAAAAEADRLREMEAGALPEPAQA
- a CDS encoding molybdopterin-dependent oxidoreductase gives rise to the protein MPPHRSDTVKTTCSYCGVGCGVVVTKDRLGRLSVEGDESHPSSRGMLCSKGRTLHHVVQQQSDRLLYPQLRRSRAHPLERVSWDASLDRAASVFKSIIQRHGPEAVGFYVSGQCLTEEYYIVNKLMKGFIGCNNIDTNSRLCMSSAVAGYKLALGDDVCPISYADIELGDCFLIAGANPAWCHPILFRRLEQHKERNPDVKVIVVDPRRTPTCAFADLHLQLQPGTDVALFNAIARELREQGHWDETFIAEHCNGGGAILDAAYALSTEEAAEVCRVDADDIRQAAQLIGTSGAFQTWWAMGLNQSSVGVDKNVALLNLSLLTGQIGKPGAGPFSLTGQPNAMGGREVGGLANLLAAHRDLADPDERAFVQQHWNSGPIAAKPGLTATEMFDALESGAMKAIWIICTNPAVSMPNLSRVERALKSARFVVVQDISALSDTVPYADLVLPAAGWLEKQGTMTNSERRVTLLSKLADAPGEALPDVEILCRFAQKMGWAEAFTYPDESAIFDEHRALTKGTNIDMTGISHARLRAEGSLQWPCPSEEHPGTPRLFEDHKFLTPDFRARLHGPLYTPSAETTSERYPLILTTGRIRDQWHTMTRTGKVNKLRQHLDTPYVELHPDDAEGQGIAEGDTVTIYNDRGAVRARAVITDTVKPGVVFLPMHWGKSLQKGDARANVLTSPLVDPRSKEPEFKLAAVALSRVPSTRRRVLVVGGGTAALTFAQELRKRCAEDEIIVFGKEPHGFYNRILLPDLISGECSWSSMQTASESALEKANITFFPGRPITAIHRKRRCIEDAQGELHAYDKLVLATGSQPQLAPECPRDMGGLFTLRTRADADAVMDFVRPGTRCVVVGGGLLGLELVAALRELGAVCRLIHRSGQLMGRQLDGTASQFLAEELADRGVTLHFNDSIASVYGTASVEGVRTQNGSYYSCDAVFFATGTTPSIALARGAGLPCRQGVLVDDAMCTVDPDIYAIGEIAERAHRCYGTTPAAQAQAAIAAAQVAGDTWERYNGSISFNVLKLKGLALCTMGDAGADTSAPGYEEIVLLDRSERLYQKCIVYKNRLVGAILYGDTAPMAEMKSLIESQLELDESRRGLLRGGGATREPVEGRLVCSCNQVGEGNLLRALAQGCETMEALCSKTGAGTGCGSCRPEVAALMDRSAALAAG